Within Populus trichocarpa isolate Nisqually-1 chromosome 6, P.trichocarpa_v4.1, whole genome shotgun sequence, the genomic segment AAATATCATATAGAGTCATGACCATGAACGCCTAAAGGTACTACCAGTTACATAACATCCTATTTGATTGAAGTCTACACACCCTATGCTACTTGCAGAAAATAATACATGGACAGTATATAGCCTCAATTAGACAATACCTGACCAAGTACCTTTTCATTAAGAAAGACGCATGTGAGTGCATGACATATATAATGAGCATAGTTTTTATCCATTCTTTGCTTCATCTGCAAAATTTCTCATATGCTCAATTAAATCTCCATCCGCCAGTATCAGCCCTGAGAGAAATAAAGGCAGCAAAGGACAGAGAAggtaaaataaaacttgtgttgaaaaaataataattggaaaGTCCCCTAAAATGCACAAACAAGCAGCCTCTTATTTCATTAATTCGTAACATATACTATCCCATCCCAATTTGCAAATAATCTGCAAGTAAAACTAAGCAACTGACAAACATTTTAGAATCTAGCGAGCTTCATGTCAACTGATATAGTTTAATGCAGCAAATTACCTCTTTTCCATGTTTTCTCTGCTGTTTCTTCTGGTGAATTATAAGACCAATTTGAACCCCTCGGACAAGAAATCATCCCTAATAacaaaaaccaagccaaaataACAAGTTACATCAAGTGAACTAAAGATAGACATGAAAAATGGAAGCATAAAATTCAGCACTGCATACCTCTTATTCCTATCCTTTGAGTCCTCATCTTCATCCTGTGTCCTTCCATCAAGATGCCTATTCGGACTGACAGAAATAAGGCTTTCAACAAAAGTATCAGCTTCAAAGGAATATGGTATACCAGGAATCCTATTCTTTACTTGTTTCCTCTTCAGATCATACCAGCAAAGGTCCAAATTGTCGTGTTCGATGAGAACTTCATCACCACTCTTTGAATAAGCTAAAGGCTTAAGAGATCTAAGAAACCCAATGACCTCATACTGTGCAACTGAAAACAGTTTAGTCCAGGACTCCTTTACCCCGTACTCTTTCATCATCCACACATCAACACGTTCGCCTAGAAAATTTGCAAGAAAACACAGGCATCCTCTCAAAACCcccaaatcaatataaaaattcttATCCTTATACTCAGGTTGCAGCACCTCCCTATAATCCTCGACTCCTAAATCCAATGCAACAACTATATTTGCCACATTCGATTCAGGATTCTCACCCACAACCCAATGTAAAGCACCATTAGCGAAAACCCCATTTGCACCAGGATAGTGAACACAATAAGGCATATCACCAATCCTCCTCCACGATTGTTTCCTCAAACTATATACCTTAACCTCAGACTCAAAACTCCTCTTCCCCCCACCTCCAAATTGCGCAATCCTAACAAGCTTATAATCATCCCTAACACTATCATACCCAAATCCAAACACATAAACACTACAAGACTTGGTCCCAAAATACCTTTTCAGCTCAATAGGCAAAAAGGGCACCACACGATGCTTTCTAGTTGATGGGTTCCACACAGCAATATCATCAACAACATTAGAAATGCAAAGCAACCCATTAACAGAACCTAAAACTTTAATCCCATGATTATAACACATCAAAGGATGATTCAACTCTTTCAGAGTAACACAGTCATTTAAGACTAAATTTTGCTCAAAATCCATGTAGTGAACATGTGAAGTAGTTCTAAGGATGATGTAAAGATTGGAACTTGTGTCCATAGAGTGCTTCAAATGTAATTTAACGAAGTTTGGACCATCAATTAAAGCACACCATGGTTTAGATACAGACCTGCAACAAAGAAGTTCCTTTGCTGGTAATCTGCAGAGGATTTCTGCTATCATCTCAAGAGGAAGACCAGACATGGTTTTGATGAGAACTCGAAGGTCACTGTTAGCTTAGGTCTTCGCGTTCTGTGGAATTTTGTCATAGAAAGTGTGAAGGAGAGATAACGTTGTTGGAAGTTAAATATCTGTCTTTGTTAATACAATAAATTACCTAAACATCAAGGGTAGTTAtgtctcaagaaaaaaatcaagggtAGTTATTtctgaaaagaaaacataaggGTAGTTATTGTTAACTGTAATTTGGACAGTAAAGGGCAGCTTCGTCACATTGGTTCGCTTTTAAATCTTTTGGTATCTAATGTTTCAA encodes:
- the LOC112323254 gene encoding F-box protein CPR1, with protein sequence MSGLPLEMIAEILCRLPAKELLCCRSVSKPWCALIDGPNFVKLHLKHSMDTSSNLYIILRTTSHVHYMDFEQNLVLNDCVTLKELNHPLMCYNHGIKVLGSVNGLLCISNVVDDIAVWNPSTRKHRVVPFLPIELKRYFGTKSCSVYVFGFGYDSVRDDYKLVRIAQFGGGGKRSFESEVKVYSLRKQSWRRIGDMPYCVHYPGANGVFANGALHWVVGENPESNVANIVVALDLGVEDYREVLQPEYKDKNFYIDLGVLRGCLCFLANFLGERVDVWMMKEYGVKESWTKLFSVAQYEVIGFLRSLKPLAYSKSGDEVLIEHDNLDLCWYDLKRKQVKNRIPGIPYSFEADTFVESLISVSPNRHLDGRTQDEDEDSKDRNKRDDFLSEGFKLVL